A single window of Pseudomonas benzenivorans DNA harbors:
- a CDS encoding zinc-binding alcohol dehydrogenase family protein — protein MKAIAYYQSLAADQPEALQDVQLPEPIPGPRDLLVEVKAISVNPVDTKIRKNVAPQNGEAKVLGWDATGVVSAVGSEVSLFQPGDRVFYAGAINRAGANSELHVVDERIVGHMPKSLTFAEAAALPLTAITAWELLFERLQIAECNGDQGQSLLIVGAAGGVGSILVQLARQLTGLTVIGTASRPETQAWVRELGAHHVIDHRQPLSVELERIGINQVTHVASLTQTDQHFDELVEALAPQGRLALIDDPAQPLDVMKLKRKSLSLHWELMFTRSLFETADMIEQHRLLERVAQLVDAGTLKTTLGEHFGRIDAANLRRAHSLLESGQAKGKIVLEGF, from the coding sequence ATGAAAGCCATCGCCTATTACCAATCCCTTGCTGCCGACCAGCCCGAGGCGCTGCAGGACGTTCAACTGCCCGAGCCGATCCCGGGGCCGCGCGACCTGCTGGTCGAGGTCAAGGCCATCTCGGTCAACCCGGTGGATACCAAGATCCGCAAGAACGTGGCGCCGCAGAACGGTGAGGCCAAGGTGCTCGGCTGGGATGCGACCGGCGTGGTCAGCGCCGTGGGCAGCGAAGTCAGCCTGTTCCAGCCGGGCGACCGGGTCTTCTACGCCGGCGCCATCAACCGCGCCGGTGCCAACAGTGAACTGCACGTGGTCGATGAGCGCATCGTCGGCCACATGCCCAAGAGCCTGACGTTCGCCGAGGCCGCGGCGCTGCCGCTGACGGCGATCACCGCCTGGGAACTGCTGTTCGAGCGCCTGCAGATTGCCGAGTGCAACGGCGATCAGGGCCAGAGCCTGCTGATCGTCGGCGCCGCCGGCGGCGTCGGCTCGATCCTGGTGCAACTGGCCCGCCAGCTGACCGGATTGACGGTGATCGGCACGGCCTCGCGCCCCGAGACCCAGGCCTGGGTGCGCGAGCTCGGCGCCCACCATGTCATCGACCATCGCCAGCCCCTCAGCGTTGAACTCGAGCGCATCGGGATCAACCAGGTGACCCACGTCGCCAGCCTGACCCAGACCGACCAGCATTTCGACGAGCTGGTCGAGGCCCTGGCGCCACAAGGTCGCCTGGCGCTGATCGACGACCCGGCACAACCGCTGGATGTCATGAAGCTCAAACGCAAGAGCCTGTCGCTGCACTGGGAGCTGATGTTCACCCGCTCGCTGTTCGAGACCGCGGACATGATCGAGCAGCATCGGCTGCTCGAGCGGGTGGCCCAGCTGGTCGACGCCGGCACCCTGAAAACCACCCTCGGCGAGCACTTCGGGCGTATCGACGCAGCCAATCTGCGCCGCGCCCACAGCCTGCTGGAGAGCGGCCAGGCCAAGGGCAAGATCGTCCTCGAAGGCTTCTGA
- a CDS encoding bifunctional diguanylate cyclase/phosphodiesterase has protein sequence MRPELVAPLRLAGVYALFGTAWILSGDYLLTLAVTDPKLILSLQSAKGLAFVLLSGLLIFFVSYRERQAHGQLLGVLTRNSRLLQQAQRNAALGSWEYHGRFHWSPEALGLLGRDAGNASSSLEQLLNWLHPADRQAVQRAFQALIAQHKALTISARLHQPHRQQVTWLMLRGEVDGDGQILGTLQDISSQKRDEAALRESEQRFRQLFEQTPRIAVQGYDRERRVVYWNAASTQLYGYSVQEAMGNRLEDLIVPLPARNQVASAINHWLLGGPPTPAAEMQLQRKDGSPVWVYSSRSLRRDSLDRPELYCMDIDISEHKKLDDQLRASEAGYRELVEQLAEVIVKIDAAGHLSFLNPAWERLSGYVGYESLGRQLVRFFESADGTRLAEQLNAVANGGQTGLRGDYRLLTRNGQPRWVDLQLSRRPDGSLSGSLRDNHEHHLKQQLQQARVALLEALFERQPLERVLEDTCRRLQALIPQVRAAIMLQDPQQRLHLAAAPDLPEAYRQAIDGVQAGAEVGSCGHAAYSGELVIAEDLDNHPYWRDYRTEARAAGLRACWSVPFKDDQGRAIGTLAIYYDRPSRPSSGDIALVSGFAQLAGLAVQRSAQQR, from the coding sequence ATGCGACCCGAACTAGTAGCCCCACTGCGCCTGGCTGGCGTCTATGCCCTCTTCGGCACCGCCTGGATCCTGTCCGGCGATTACTTGCTGACGCTCGCGGTGACCGACCCCAAACTAATCCTCAGCTTGCAGTCCGCCAAGGGCCTGGCCTTCGTGCTGCTCAGCGGTCTGCTGATCTTCTTCGTTAGTTACCGCGAACGTCAGGCCCACGGCCAACTGCTCGGCGTGCTGACGCGCAACAGCCGGCTGCTGCAGCAAGCCCAGCGCAATGCCGCCCTGGGCAGCTGGGAGTACCACGGCCGCTTCCACTGGAGTCCGGAGGCATTGGGTTTGCTGGGCCGCGATGCCGGCAACGCCTCGAGCAGCCTCGAACAACTGCTCAACTGGCTCCACCCCGCCGATCGCCAGGCCGTTCAGCGCGCGTTCCAGGCGCTGATCGCCCAACACAAGGCGCTGACCATCAGTGCACGGCTGCACCAGCCGCACCGCCAGCAGGTCACCTGGCTGATGCTGCGCGGCGAGGTCGACGGCGACGGCCAGATCCTCGGCACCCTACAGGACATCAGCAGCCAGAAGCGCGACGAGGCGGCCCTGCGCGAGAGCGAGCAGCGCTTCCGGCAGCTGTTCGAGCAGACCCCGCGCATCGCCGTGCAGGGCTACGACCGCGAGCGCCGGGTGGTCTACTGGAACGCCGCCAGTACCCAGCTGTACGGCTACAGCGTGCAGGAGGCCATGGGCAACCGCCTGGAGGACCTGATCGTGCCGCTGCCGGCGCGCAACCAGGTGGCCAGCGCGATCAACCATTGGCTGCTCGGCGGTCCGCCGACCCCGGCGGCGGAAATGCAGTTGCAGCGCAAGGACGGCAGTCCGGTATGGGTCTACTCCAGCCGCTCGCTGCGCCGCGACAGCCTCGACCGCCCCGAGCTGTACTGCATGGATATCGACATCAGCGAGCACAAGAAGCTCGACGACCAGCTGCGCGCCAGCGAGGCCGGCTACCGCGAGCTGGTCGAACAGCTGGCCGAAGTCATCGTCAAGATCGACGCCGCTGGGCACCTGAGCTTCCTCAATCCGGCCTGGGAACGCCTCAGCGGCTACGTCGGCTACGAGAGCCTCGGACGGCAGCTGGTGCGTTTCTTCGAGAGTGCGGACGGCACGCGTCTGGCCGAACAGCTGAACGCCGTTGCCAATGGCGGACAGACCGGCCTGCGCGGCGACTACCGCCTGCTGACCCGCAATGGCCAGCCGCGCTGGGTCGACCTGCAGCTCAGCCGCCGGCCGGACGGCAGCCTCAGCGGCAGCCTGCGCGACAACCACGAGCATCACCTCAAGCAGCAGCTGCAGCAGGCCCGCGTTGCCCTGCTGGAGGCGCTGTTCGAGCGCCAGCCGCTGGAGCGGGTGCTGGAAGACACCTGCCGGCGCCTGCAGGCGCTGATCCCGCAGGTGCGCGCGGCGATCATGCTGCAGGACCCGCAGCAGCGCCTGCACCTCGCCGCCGCCCCCGATCTGCCCGAGGCCTACCGGCAGGCCATCGACGGGGTCCAGGCCGGGGCCGAGGTCGGCTCCTGCGGCCATGCAGCCTACAGCGGCGAGCTGGTGATCGCCGAGGACCTCGACAACCACCCCTATTGGCGCGACTACCGCACCGAGGCCCGCGCGGCCGGGCTGCGTGCCTGCTGGTCGGTGCCGTTCAAGGATGACCAGGGCCGCGCCATCGGCACCCTGGCCATCTATTACGACCGGCCCAGCCGGCCGAGCAGCGGCGACATCGCCCTGGTCAGCGGATTCGCCCAGCTGGCCGGGCTCGCGGTGCAGCGCAGCGCGCAGCAGCGCTGA
- a CDS encoding DUF2790 domain-containing protein, translating to MKRLIPLALIVAVGCSATALAQPTQGPDYSQVPAVDYHYGMTLDVRKVIHITDNSDKTGVVPATITYLDSQGQLHRVNYLELGRANDGN from the coding sequence ATGAAACGCCTAATCCCCTTAGCACTCATCGTCGCCGTCGGCTGCTCGGCTACGGCGCTCGCCCAGCCTACCCAGGGTCCGGACTACAGCCAGGTCCCGGCGGTGGACTACCACTACGGCATGACCCTGGATGTACGCAAGGTCATCCACATCACCGACAACTCGGACAAGACGGGCGTGGTGCCTGCCACCATCACCTACCTCGACAGCCAGGGCCAGCTGCACCGGGTCAATTACCTGGAACTGGGACGCGCTAACGACGGCAATTAG
- a CDS encoding DUF2946 family protein, with protein MKLARSDRSLLAWMLYFSVLFSALACSIGHGQMAGLQLSGLDGVYCSLDGGSASGSDFGDAGLASQGAAGGAGCALSSTFSALILAAFFGLLGLLCAARQPAVVTLRAARPVRFLWPSANPRASPSL; from the coding sequence ATGAAACTGGCCCGCTCCGACCGTTCGCTGCTCGCCTGGATGCTGTATTTCAGCGTCCTGTTCAGCGCGCTCGCCTGCAGCATCGGCCACGGTCAGATGGCCGGCCTGCAGCTCAGCGGTCTGGACGGCGTCTATTGCTCCCTGGACGGTGGCAGCGCTTCGGGCAGCGATTTCGGCGACGCCGGCCTGGCGTCGCAGGGGGCTGCCGGCGGTGCCGGTTGCGCCCTGTCCTCGACCTTCAGCGCACTGATCCTGGCGGCCTTCTTCGGCCTGCTCGGGTTGCTTTGCGCCGCCCGCCAGCCGGCGGTCGTGACCTTGCGCGCCGCCCGGCCGGTGCGCTTTCTCTGGCCCTCGGCCAATCCCCGCGCCTCTCCTTCGTTGTAG
- a CDS encoding LysR family transcriptional regulator encodes MLRFDDLQLFVRTADLGNLSAAARRLDISPAVASAGLKRLERQLEVRLFNRSTRSLRLTPEGELFLGHARLALQSLDDGRQQLAGSRVGISGPLQLSAPSDFGRNTLLPWLDEFQLAHPQLQLRLLLGDRVSDLFRDPVDIALRYGAPDDSSLVALPIATGNRRVLCAAPSYLARHGEPQTPEELAGHNCLLYMLGGRVHERWRFQDGKREQSVNVTGDRCSDDADVARRWAVAGFGLVYKSWLDVAGDVQAGRLKVLMTQWQGESTPLNLICAHRAQLSKPVHLLREFVQARCADLLARAPWAT; translated from the coding sequence ATGCTGCGTTTCGATGACCTGCAGCTGTTCGTGCGCACGGCCGATCTCGGCAATCTCTCGGCGGCCGCGCGGCGGCTGGACATTTCGCCGGCAGTGGCCAGTGCCGGCCTCAAGCGCCTGGAGCGGCAGCTGGAGGTGCGCCTGTTCAACCGCTCCACCCGCAGCCTGCGCCTGACGCCCGAGGGCGAGCTGTTTCTCGGCCATGCCCGGCTGGCCCTGCAGAGCCTGGACGATGGTCGGCAGCAGCTGGCGGGTAGCAGGGTCGGCATCAGCGGCCCGCTGCAGCTGTCGGCGCCATCGGACTTCGGCCGCAACACCCTGCTGCCCTGGCTCGACGAGTTCCAGCTGGCCCATCCGCAGCTGCAACTGCGCCTGCTGCTCGGCGACCGGGTCAGCGACCTGTTTCGCGACCCGGTGGACATCGCCCTGCGCTACGGTGCGCCCGACGATTCCAGCCTGGTGGCCCTGCCGATCGCGACGGGCAACCGCCGCGTGTTGTGCGCGGCGCCGTCGTACCTGGCGCGGCATGGCGAACCGCAGACGCCGGAAGAACTGGCCGGGCACAATTGCCTGCTCTATATGCTGGGCGGCCGGGTGCATGAGCGCTGGCGCTTCCAGGATGGCAAGCGCGAGCAGAGCGTCAACGTGACCGGCGACCGTTGCAGCGATGACGCCGATGTGGCGCGACGGTGGGCGGTGGCCGGCTTCGGCCTGGTCTACAAGTCCTGGCTGGACGTGGCCGGCGATGTGCAGGCCGGCCGGCTCAAGGTGCTGATGACGCAGTGGCAAGGCGAGTCGACGCCGCTCAACCTGATCTGCGCCCATCGCGCCCAGCTGAGCAAGCCGGTGCACCTGCTGCGTGAGTTCGTCCAGGCTCGCTGTGCCGACCTGCTGGCGCGGGCGCCCTGGGCGACCTAA
- a CDS encoding Bcr/CflA family multidrug efflux MFS transporter, whose translation MNLRLLLILGALCAFGPLAIDFYLPSFPTLARAFATDVEHVQLSLAAYFVGLAIGQLIYGPLADRFGRRRPLLAGVLLFALASLACALATSLETLVVARFVQALGGCAGMVVTRAVVRDLCDPIASARVFSQLVLVMGVAPILAPLAGGLLLSSLGWQSIFVCLALFATLCWLAVALWLPETLSRKVTPAPLSGALGEYRRLLGDRPFIGHALTGGLSIAGMFAYIAGSPFVFIELYGVPAAHYGWLFGSNAAGFILAAQLNAWLVARHGPGYWLRRLVWFYLGCGLALLVIALSQPPVLWPLLVPLFGCIASLGVLLPNATACAMAGQGRHAGSASALLGSLQFAIAASAAALVGALHDGSAWPMATVICGCGVLATLASLYTLWAERRLERPLVDGPV comes from the coding sequence ATGAACCTACGCCTGTTGCTGATCCTCGGCGCCTTGTGCGCCTTCGGCCCCCTGGCCATCGACTTCTACCTGCCGAGCTTTCCGACCCTGGCGCGCGCCTTCGCCACGGATGTCGAGCATGTGCAACTGTCGCTGGCCGCGTACTTCGTCGGCCTGGCCATCGGTCAGCTGATCTACGGCCCCCTGGCCGACCGTTTCGGTCGCCGCCGGCCGCTGCTGGCCGGCGTGCTGCTGTTCGCCCTGGCCTCCCTGGCCTGCGCATTGGCGACCAGCCTGGAGACCCTGGTCGTCGCGCGCTTCGTCCAGGCCCTGGGTGGCTGCGCCGGCATGGTGGTGACCCGTGCGGTGGTGCGCGACCTGTGCGACCCGATCGCCTCGGCCAGGGTGTTTTCCCAACTGGTGCTGGTGATGGGCGTCGCGCCGATCCTGGCGCCGCTGGCCGGCGGCCTGCTGCTGAGCAGCCTGGGTTGGCAGTCGATCTTCGTCTGCCTGGCGCTGTTCGCCACACTCTGCTGGCTGGCGGTGGCGCTGTGGCTGCCGGAGACCCTGAGCCGGAAGGTAACGCCAGCCCCGCTGAGTGGCGCTTTGGGCGAGTACCGCCGGCTGCTCGGTGATCGCCCCTTTATCGGTCACGCCCTGACCGGCGGCCTGTCGATCGCCGGGATGTTCGCCTATATCGCCGGCTCGCCCTTCGTCTTCATCGAACTCTACGGCGTGCCGGCGGCGCACTACGGCTGGCTGTTCGGCAGCAATGCGGCCGGCTTCATCCTCGCCGCGCAACTGAATGCCTGGCTGGTGGCGCGCCATGGGCCGGGTTACTGGCTGCGGCGCCTGGTGTGGTTTTACCTGGGCTGCGGCCTGGCGTTGCTGGTCATCGCCCTCAGCCAACCGCCGGTGCTCTGGCCGCTGCTGGTTCCATTGTTCGGCTGCATCGCCAGCCTCGGCGTGCTCCTGCCGAACGCCACGGCCTGCGCCATGGCCGGCCAGGGCCGCCATGCCGGCAGCGCCTCGGCCCTGCTCGGCAGTCTGCAGTTCGCCATCGCCGCCAGCGCGGCGGCCCTGGTCGGGGCGCTGCACGACGGCAGCGCCTGGCCGATGGCGACAGTGATCTGCGGCTGCGGCGTGCTGGCCACGCTGGCGTCGCTCTATACCCTGTGGGCCGAGCGCCGCCTGGAGCGTCCGCTGGTCGACGGTCCGGTCTAG